In the Haloarcula salinisoli genome, GCCTGCCCCCGGGCCGGGAGCGAGTTCCCTGTGTCGATTTCACACACCAACCCTGTTTGGCGCGCCTTTATTGTCGCTCCGGGCCCGAGAGAAGGATAATGAGTGACCTGTCCGGAGACGAGGTTGTCGTGGTGGGCGGCGGTTTTGGCGGCCTCTCGGCGGCCTGCTATCTGGCCGACGCCGGTGCGGATGTCCGAGTACTGGAGAAAAACGAGCAGGTCGGCGGCCGTGCCTCCCGGCTTGAGGCCGATGGGTTCACCTTCGACATGGGCCCGTCGTGGTATCTGATGCCCGACGTCTTCGAGCGCTTCTTCGCGTACTTCGGCAAGGAGCCGGGCGATTACTACGACCTCGAACGGCTGGACCCCCACTACCGTATCTTCTTCAAGGACGGCGACCAGCTCGACGTGACCGGGAACAACGACGAGATGCGCGAGCTGTTCGAGTCCTACGAACCCGGGGCCGGTGAGGCCTTCGATGAGTACCTCGAAACGAGCGAGACCCATTACGAGACGGCGATGAACAAGTTCGTCTACGAGGACCGCTCGCGGCTGCGGGACTGGGTCGACCTGGACGTGATGACCGCCGCGCCCATCGGCCTCCAGTTGCTGGGGTCGATGCAGGGCCACGTCGAGGACTACTTCACCCACCCCAAGCTCCAGCAGATAATGCAGTACACGCTCGTGTTCCTCGGTGGCTCTCCGAAGAACACGCCGGCGCTGTACAACATGATGAGTCACGTCGATTTCAACCTCGGCGTCTACTACCCTGACGGGGGTATCGGGGCCGTCGTCGACGCGCTCGTGGAACTCGGCAGGAGCTTGGGCGTGACCTACGAGACCGACAGCGAGGTCACCGAAATCAGCCGGCGCAAGGAGGGGTTCCTGGTCGAGACGGTCACCGGAGACACGTACCACCCCGACGAGGTCGTCGTCAACGCCGACTACGGCCACGCCGAGCGGGAACTCCTGCCCGACCACGAACGGCAGTACGACGACGACTACTGGGAGAAGAAAACGTACGCGCCCTCTGCCTTCCTGCTGTACATGGGCGTCGAGGGCGACGTCGACCCGCTGGCCCACCACACGCTCGTGCTCCCGACCGACTGGGAGCCACACTTCGACGACATCTTCGAGGAGCCCGACTGGCCCGACGAACCGGCGTACTACCTCTGTGTGCCAAGCGAGACCGACCCCTCCGTCGCACCGGAGGGCCACTCCAACCTCTTCGTGCTGGTCCCCATCGCGCCGGGGCTGCACGACGGCGACGCCGTCCGCGAGGAGTACCGCGAGAAGATTCTGGCCGACATCGCCGAGCACACCGGCGTCGACCTGCGCGACCGCATCGTCTACGAGAAGCAGTTCGCCGTCTCCGACTTCGGTGAGCGGTACAACGCCACGGAGGGCACCGCGCTTGGCCTGGCCCACACGCTGCGCCAGACGGCGCTCTTGCGTCCGAACAACCGCTCGTCGGCCGTCGACGGGCTCTACTTCACCGGCTCCTTCACGACCCCCGGCGTCGGCGTCCCGATGTGTCTCATCAGCGGCGAACACACCGCCAAGCGCCTCATCGACGACCACGAATGAGTACCGTGACGGACCGACTCACCAGTGTGCTCCCGGGCGAGGAGAGCCGCCCCGGCTACCTGTTCTGGCTCTCCCGACCCCGCTTCTGGCTCTACCAGGGCGGCCCGGTCGTCGTCGCCGTCACGTACGCCGCCGACGGCCCCGGTGAGCTGTTCTCCCCGCTGGCTATCGCACTCTTTCTGTACTTCACGATTCCGGCGAACGTCTTCCTCTATGGCGTCAACGACATCTTCGACCGGGACATCGACCAGGTCAACCCCAAGAAAGACGAGGGCCGCGAGGTCAGCTATCGCGGGGACCGCGTCGTCGTCGCTGCCATCGTCGCCTCGGGGTTACTTGCCGCCGGGTTCCTCCCGTTCCTGCCCGCCCTCGGCGTCGTCGCACTCCTCGCGTGGGCCGCCCTCTCGATAGAGTACTCCGCCCCGCCGCTGCGGTTCAAGACCACTCCCTTCCTCGATTCGCTGTCGAACGGGCTCTACATCCTCCCCGGCGTCGTCGCGTACGCCGCTATCGAGGGGGTCGCCCCGCCCGCGAGCGCCGTCGCCGGCGCGTGGCTCTGGACGATGGGGATGCACACCTTCTCTGCGATTCCGGACATCGAACCGGACCGCCAGGCCGGCATCGAGACGACCGCGACGTTCCTCGGTACGTCAAACACCTACTACTACTGCGTGATGTGCTGGCTCTCGGCCGCCTTCGTCTTCACCTACACCCACTGGGTGTTCGGCGGTCTCCTGCTCGTCTATCCGGGCCTCGTCTTCGGCATCCTCGCGGTCGGCGTCGACGTCGACGAGGCCTACTGGTGGTATCCAGCGATCAACACGCTCGTCGGGATGGCCTTTACGCTGGTGGGACTCTGGGTGATGCTGTATGGCTGATGGGGTCGCCGACTGGTCGATGCCCGACAACCGCCACGAGGTAGCCGCCCGGCTCGACGCGCTGGTCCGCGAGCACCGCTTTACCATCGCCGTGGTTTTCCCCCTCGTGGGCGCGGTGACGCTGCTTGCCAGCGCCGAGGGCCTGCTCCCGCCGCCGCTGGCGTTCAATCCGTTCTTCGTCCTCTTCGGGACGCTGGTGATGCGACTGCCGCTGGTGGCCGGCGTCGCGCCATTGCTCGACCGGAAGGCGACGCTCGCGCTCGTGGCGCTCACGCTGTACTCCTACGGCATCGAACTCGTCGGCGTGCGGACGGGGTGGCCGTACGGCGAGTTTACCTACGGTGTGGACCTCGGACCGATGCTGTTTGGCGAGGTGCCACTGGGCCTGCCGGTCTTTTTCTTCCCGCTCGTCCTGAACGCCTACCTGCTGGTCCTGCTGCTGTTCGGTGAGCAAGCCGAATCGACACCAGTTCGGCTCCTGGCCACGCTGGCGACCGTGATACTCGTCGACCTCGTGCTGGACCCCGGCGCTGTCGCAATCGGCTTCTGGGCCTACGAGAACCAGGCCTTCTATGGTGTCCCGTGGTCGAACTATCTGGGCTGGCTGCTGTCGGGGGCCGTGGCCGTCCTGCTGTTCGACCTCGGGTTCGACCGGGCCGGACTGCGCCGCCGGCTCGCGGAGTGTGAGTTCATGCTGGACGACCTGGTGAGCTTCGTCCTGCTGTGGGGCGGTATCAACCTCTTCTACGCGAACTGGATACCGGTCGCGCTGGCCGGGCTGCTGGGGGCCGGGCTGTTGAAGACCGAACGCTTCGACTTCGACCTCTCGGAGACGCGCCTGGGCGGCGCCGTCTGGCGGTAACGGCCGGTTCCGGGACCCCGGCAGTTATCAGACTCGCCGGTGAACATCCGCCGATGACAGCCCTGTTTACCCCCCTGGCCCTCCGAGAGACGACGATACCCAATCGAGTGATGGTCTCCCCGATGTGCCAGTACTCCTGTGACGCCCGCGACGGCGTCGCCACGGACTGGCACCGGACCCACCTCACTTCCCGTGCCGTCGGCGGCGCCGGGCTCGTGATGACAGAGGCCACCGCCGTCGAGGCCCGCGGGCGCATCTCCCCCGAAGACCTCGGTATCTGGACCGACGAGCAGGCCGCAGCGCTCGAACCAATCACCGAATTCGTCCGCGACCAGGGCAGTGTCCCCGGCATCCAGCTGGCCCACGCCGGCCGGAAGGCCTCGACGAGTCGCCCGTGGGAGGGCCACGAACCGCTCCAGCCAGACGCTGGCGGCTGGGACGTCGTCGGCCCGAGCGGCGAGCCGTGGCCCTACGACGACGAGGCCCCGGCGACACAGCGGCTCACCCGAGACGACATCGAATCGGTCGTCGACTCGTTCCGTGCGGCCGCCGAGCGCGCACGGGAGGCGGGCTTCGAGGTCGCCGAGGTCCACGCCGCCCACGGCTATCTCCTCCACGAGTTCTGCTCGCCGGTGACCAACGAGCGCGAGGACGGCTACGGCGGCGACTTCGATGGCCGGATACGGCTCACGCGTGAAGTCACGGCTGCGGTTCGAGAGGTCTGGCCCGACGGCAAGCCTGTCTTCGTTCGCATCTCCGCGACCGACTGGCTCCCAGACCGGGAGTCCTGGACCGTCGAGGACTCGGTGCGACTGGCCGACGACCTGGCCGACGTGGGCGCGGACCTCATCGACGTCAGCGGCGGCGGAATCAGCCCGGACTCCTGGCCCGAGAACGCAGGGCCGAACTACCAGCTTCCCTACGCCGAGCGTATCGGGAGCGAGTCCAGTTCAGACATCGCCGTCGGCACGGTCGGCGGAATCACCACGCCCGAGCAGGCAGCGGCCATCGTCGCCAACGACCGGGCGGACCTGACCATCGTCGGGCGCGAACACCTCCGTGACCCGTATTTCACACTTCACGCGGCACAGGCACTCGACGCGACCGACGAAATCGAAGGGCCGCCCCAGTACCGTCGCGCGTTCGGGTTCTGACCGGTCATACTGCCGGCTGTAACAAACTGAAGTACTTCGCCACCCCTGGGTGGCGAATAGCTTTAGGAACGTACAGCCGACAGTATCAGGAGACGGCGACGGCGACCTCGTACGTTCGATTCTGATAGTGCACGTATCGGTTCTCGGCGAACACGGTGTAGTCGAGGTCGCCCGGGATTTCGACTAGCTCCGAGGAGTTGCGGGCCCGCTCGAACAGCTCCTGCTGGGCCGGTGAGAGTTCTTCGAACGCGACAGTCTCGTTCGCTGAGACGTTCCCCTCGGCCGGCTCGACGTCGAGGTAGGCGGCGTGCCGTGTGCGTTCTGCCCGGCGAGACCGATATATATCCCGCCACCGACGACGAGGAACGCCAGCACACAGCCGGCGAGGAGCCACGTTCTCCTGTCCATGTCGGGCGGTAGACAGGCGGTGATAAGTGCTTTCTGCGGGTGTGCGCCGACGGCTGGCTACACCGTGTCGAGGTCGAGGTCGACGGCGAACCAGTTGAGCGCGAGCAGAAATAGGCTCCCGGCGACTGCGGCGGCGGTGAAGGCGAACAGGACCTCGTCGGTGAAGCCGGCGGCCGTCTCCTCTCTGGTCACGACGATGGGCGCTCTGAGCGCTCCCACGACGAGTGCGACGAGAAACGTCATCGTGGCCGGTCGATTTCGGTCGAGGGCGCGACGGACGACCCGCGAGACGGTAAAGAGGCCGACGAACCCGCCCGCGATGAAGGTGACGACGACGGTCGCGTCGGTGACGAGTGTCGCGGACGACCCGCCGGTTACGGGGGAAAGCAACGCGTCGATGAACCGACTGAGCGTGTCCGACATGAACTTGTACTGGCCGAGGATGATGAGCAACAGCGACCCGGAGATACCCGGGAGAATCATCGCGCTGACCGCGACCGCGCCCGCGAGGAAGACGATGAGGAGGGCGTGAGTCTCCAGAAATTCGACGGGGCCGGCGAGCAGGAAGGCGATAGAGAATCCGACGAAACCCGCGACGAGCTGAAACATGGAGTCGAACGAGATTTCACGCAACAGGATGACCGCCGAGACGGCGATGAGCCCGAAGAAGAACCCGAACAGAAGTGCCGGCGCCTCGTCGGCCAGGATACTGACCGCGCGGGTGATCAGCACGACCGCCAGACCGACACCCGCGACGAGCGCCAGCCCGAACCAGCCGTCGACTTCGTCGAAGATGTGCAGCGCCCCTCGGAAGTCGAAGCCGCCGTCCAGCGGCGTCAGGGCTTTCAGGAACGTGACGATGCGCGTGGGCGTCAGCGCGTTTATCATCGCGATGAGCCGCCCGTAGATACCGGCGATGAGCGCGATGGTCCCGCCAGAGACACCCGGAACGGCGTCGGCGCTGCCCATACAGATACCGATAGCGAACGTCCGCGCCCACTCCCGTACCGGCGGCACGGAGCCACTGAGCGTCGGTAGCTTCTCCGGCGACGTTGTCATTGCCCACAGCTACCGCCATGCGGGTGAAATCTCTTGTGGAGTTGACTGCGGTCGTGGTGCGGGCGTCCGGTAACGGCGAAAACGAGCCGTGTTAGCTGGAACTCTCGACGACGAGCACGCCGTTGTGCAGCGTCGCAGTCCCGCTGCTATCGGGGAGGTCGACGTCGATTTCGGTCCGCAACGTCGGCGTGTCGATAGCGACGACAGCGGTCTCGTCGATGCATTCGACGGTCACCTCGTCGTCGGCGAGGGGGTGGAGGTCCGCGGCGACCGTCCACCCGTCGTCGTGGTCGGTGCGAGAGACGTGCAGGTCGTGTTGTTGCTGGGTCGCGTCCATCTGACAGACGATAGTAGGGGCGCTATCGACATAGGGTGGCGGTTGGCAGGCGCCGAAGGCCGACGGGCCACGTGGGTCGTGCGGAGTCCAGCAGTCCCGAGGCTAGCGCTGGTCCGAGAGCGGCCGCCCCCGAGCCGACTCCTCGGCCCCGCCCGCCTCGACCGGTGGGCTGACCGGGACACGGTAACTGCACACGAGCGCCGCGGCGCCGACCACGACCAGCAGGACGTTCGCGCTCGTCGAACTGGCCTGGACGATGTCCAGTGAGTAGGCCGCCCGCGAGGCCGGGAACAGCGGCTGGATACCCATCGGCGTGATGACGTCACCGACGAGGTGAGAAACGACGCCGGCTGCGCCGACCAGATAGCAGACGGCGGGATGTTCGCCACCGAGTCCCGGCGAGCCAACCGCCGGCGCCCGAAAGAGTAGGACGACGAGCACGCCGGCGATCATGGCGGCAAGCAGTGTGTGCGTGACGCCGCGGTGGACCAGCCCCGGCCACACCTTGTCGATGTCGGGGAGCACGGCCAGCGCGAGCGCCACACCCAGACATTCCGTCGCGGCCGCCCGGCGGCCTCGAAGCCTGAACCAGCAGATGAGCGGCGCGAACAAGAGCGCGGTAAGCCCGACGTGACCCGGCGGATACATCGTCTTACTGGTTCGAAAATGGCGGGTTAAGGGTTCGTACCAGGACACGCTTTAATTACCCGGAGATAGCTGTAGTATCGATACCGGTTGACTCCGGTTAAGCGAGACGTAGCTGCCAGGTCCAGCCGGGTAACCACTGGGGCCGTGCAGGTACTACTATCCTAACGCGGTCGAGCGTGTCACTCGCTCCATCCGCAGAGTCACACCGAGAGTCCCATCTACCTGCAAGTAGTCGCTGTCTTCGCCCCACCGATTTATCGGGCTCGCTCGGGGCTGGACCCACAGCTCAGACAGCCACCGAATAATAGCTAGATTGTGACCGTAATCTCGTCCCAGTGCATATGGCAGCTTCCGGCGCGGAATTCGTATGGCTCTCGATACTCCGACGTTTTCAGTCCGTAAAGTCGGAGCGTCTCGACGTCGGTGCCGTTTACGAGATCGAACGTCCCAGTAGTTCCCTCACCGGCCGTCAGGTCGGTGAACGCGACCTCGACCGTCCCGTCGTCCCAGTCAAACGTCAGCGCTGTTTCGATCCAGCGCTCGTACCCGTAGCCGTCGCTCGGCTCGTTCCGCTGTGCAATTTCTGGTTCGTTGATGACGTTCCACTGTGGGTTATTGCTTCCCGTGAACAGTTCGAACTCGCCATCGGAGTTGACCAGCACGAGCCCGCCACCGTTGCTATTACTCGTCTCTCGCCAGTAGTACTTGAGCTCCCGTATCTGGGCTCCGCCGCCGAGTTCGGACGGCGACGCAGTGGCAAGTAGCGACACTTCGTCGTCGGTCTCGACTCCCGCACTGGCGTCGCCGCTGTAGGCGTACGCTTCGCTTCGCCCCCAGCGGTCGTCTTCGACAGTCCACGCGGTGAGCTGGGGGTCCTCGAACCCGAGTGTGAAACTGGTCCGGCTGTCCTCTGCGGCGTCTGTTGTCGTCTCGGTCCCGCCGTCTGGTGTCGTTTCGGTCCCGTCGTCTTCACTACCGTCTTCGTCGGACTCGTCGTCCAAGATACCCAGACATCCCGTCAAGCTGACCGTTCCAATGCCCGCTGCCGACGACAGCACAGTCCTTCTATCCATGCAGTTCCTTCGCAAAACTAATTATATAATTTCTTTGAACTACCGGGAGACTGTTCAGGCTGACGACATAAGATATCCCCAAGCCTGGACCCGGTCACCGTTCCCGGCGATCCACCGCTCGCCGATGTCGTCCCGGTAGTAGCCGTTGGGAACCACGATATCGTCGATGCGGTCGTAACACTGTCGCCGGGCCGCTTGTATCGTCTCGGCTTTCCCGGTCACGACGAGGGGTATCCCGTTCTCCCCGGCCACGCACCATTGGCCCTCGACCATCGAAGGGTCGCAAGGGCCGCCATCGGAGAGACACTTCGCGTCCTCCAGGTGTATGCCGTCGCGGTCAGCCGTCTGAAAGACGACGGT is a window encoding:
- the crtD gene encoding carotenoid 3,4-desaturase gives rise to the protein MSDLSGDEVVVVGGGFGGLSAACYLADAGADVRVLEKNEQVGGRASRLEADGFTFDMGPSWYLMPDVFERFFAYFGKEPGDYYDLERLDPHYRIFFKDGDQLDVTGNNDEMRELFESYEPGAGEAFDEYLETSETHYETAMNKFVYEDRSRLRDWVDLDVMTAAPIGLQLLGSMQGHVEDYFTHPKLQQIMQYTLVFLGGSPKNTPALYNMMSHVDFNLGVYYPDGGIGAVVDALVELGRSLGVTYETDSEVTEISRRKEGFLVETVTGDTYHPDEVVVNADYGHAERELLPDHERQYDDDYWEKKTYAPSAFLLYMGVEGDVDPLAHHTLVLPTDWEPHFDDIFEEPDWPDEPAYYLCVPSETDPSVAPEGHSNLFVLVPIAPGLHDGDAVREEYREKILADIAEHTGVDLRDRIVYEKQFAVSDFGERYNATEGTALGLAHTLRQTALLRPNNRSSAVDGLYFTGSFTTPGVGVPMCLISGEHTAKRLIDDHE
- a CDS encoding prenyltransferase, with translation MSTVTDRLTSVLPGEESRPGYLFWLSRPRFWLYQGGPVVVAVTYAADGPGELFSPLAIALFLYFTIPANVFLYGVNDIFDRDIDQVNPKKDEGREVSYRGDRVVVAAIVASGLLAAGFLPFLPALGVVALLAWAALSIEYSAPPLRFKTTPFLDSLSNGLYILPGVVAYAAIEGVAPPASAVAGAWLWTMGMHTFSAIPDIEPDRQAGIETTATFLGTSNTYYYCVMCWLSAAFVFTYTHWVFGGLLLVYPGLVFGILAVGVDVDEAYWWYPAINTLVGMAFTLVGLWVMLYG
- the cruF gene encoding bisanhydrobacterioruberin hydratase, whose translation is MADGVADWSMPDNRHEVAARLDALVREHRFTIAVVFPLVGAVTLLASAEGLLPPPLAFNPFFVLFGTLVMRLPLVAGVAPLLDRKATLALVALTLYSYGIELVGVRTGWPYGEFTYGVDLGPMLFGEVPLGLPVFFFPLVLNAYLLVLLLFGEQAESTPVRLLATLATVILVDLVLDPGAVAIGFWAYENQAFYGVPWSNYLGWLLSGAVAVLLFDLGFDRAGLRRRLAECEFMLDDLVSFVLLWGGINLFYANWIPVALAGLLGAGLLKTERFDFDLSETRLGGAVWR
- a CDS encoding NADH:flavin oxidoreductase/NADH oxidase, which encodes MTALFTPLALRETTIPNRVMVSPMCQYSCDARDGVATDWHRTHLTSRAVGGAGLVMTEATAVEARGRISPEDLGIWTDEQAAALEPITEFVRDQGSVPGIQLAHAGRKASTSRPWEGHEPLQPDAGGWDVVGPSGEPWPYDDEAPATQRLTRDDIESVVDSFRAAAERAREAGFEVAEVHAAHGYLLHEFCSPVTNEREDGYGGDFDGRIRLTREVTAAVREVWPDGKPVFVRISATDWLPDRESWTVEDSVRLADDLADVGADLIDVSGGGISPDSWPENAGPNYQLPYAERIGSESSSDIAVGTVGGITTPEQAAAIVANDRADLTIVGREHLRDPYFTLHAAQALDATDEIEGPPQYRRAFGF
- a CDS encoding DUF368 domain-containing protein, with the translated sequence MTTSPEKLPTLSGSVPPVREWARTFAIGICMGSADAVPGVSGGTIALIAGIYGRLIAMINALTPTRIVTFLKALTPLDGGFDFRGALHIFDEVDGWFGLALVAGVGLAVVLITRAVSILADEAPALLFGFFFGLIAVSAVILLREISFDSMFQLVAGFVGFSIAFLLAGPVEFLETHALLIVFLAGAVAVSAMILPGISGSLLLIILGQYKFMSDTLSRFIDALLSPVTGGSSATLVTDATVVVTFIAGGFVGLFTVSRVVRRALDRNRPATMTFLVALVVGALRAPIVVTREETAAGFTDEVLFAFTAAAVAGSLFLLALNWFAVDLDLDTV
- a CDS encoding DUF7127 family protein, translated to MDATQQQHDLHVSRTDHDDGWTVAADLHPLADDEVTVECIDETAVVAIDTPTLRTEIDVDLPDSSGTATLHNGVLVVESSS
- a CDS encoding metal-dependent hydrolase — translated: MYPPGHVGLTALLFAPLICWFRLRGRRAAATECLGVALALAVLPDIDKVWPGLVHRGVTHTLLAAMIAGVLVVLLFRAPAVGSPGLGGEHPAVCYLVGAAGVVSHLVGDVITPMGIQPLFPASRAAYSLDIVQASSTSANVLLVVVGAAALVCSYRVPVSPPVEAGGAEESARGRPLSDQR